A single genomic interval of Mycobacterium sp. DL592 harbors:
- a CDS encoding NHL repeat-containing protein — MSRYTVRHNSPADGRWPGSSGGLGTKPDGVPTVDLSGGWAPSLWLGAPAPGGLALPPAKPSMAWMYSPRAVFIGEQHLVVADSGNHRVLIWHDMPGCDEQPADVVLGQPDGESEGHGAGGRGPERGMNLPTGVLVHEGRLVVADAWHHRILLWNTVPESSDVAPDLILGQPDASSVSENQGGECSASSLYWPFGIAVVGSTFWVADTGNRRVLGWRNGIPEPGQPADIVLGQPDASAREENRGGPAGPASFRWPHDITGHDDLLLIADAGDHRVLGWSPPPQADRDADMVLGQPDFAEAGEWPYGPHTNDRFRFPYAACLDSGGQERSDSGMDSAVLAVADTANNRILLWDGVPVDGRGADHVLAQHDFGSNGENRWTSVQRDTLCWPYGLSLRGDMLAVADSGNNRVMLWRRP; from the coding sequence ATGAGCCGCTACACCGTTCGGCACAACAGCCCGGCCGATGGTCGCTGGCCCGGCAGCTCCGGTGGCTTGGGCACGAAGCCTGACGGCGTACCGACAGTCGATCTCTCCGGCGGCTGGGCACCGTCCCTTTGGCTGGGCGCCCCGGCGCCCGGTGGCCTGGCGTTGCCGCCGGCGAAGCCGTCGATGGCGTGGATGTACTCACCACGCGCCGTGTTCATCGGCGAGCAGCATCTGGTGGTGGCCGACTCCGGAAACCACCGGGTGCTGATCTGGCACGACATGCCCGGTTGCGACGAGCAACCCGCCGACGTCGTCCTCGGCCAGCCCGACGGGGAATCAGAGGGCCACGGCGCGGGTGGCCGCGGCCCTGAGCGGGGGATGAACCTGCCCACCGGGGTTTTGGTGCACGAGGGCAGGCTGGTCGTCGCCGACGCCTGGCACCACCGAATCCTGCTGTGGAACACCGTGCCCGAATCCAGCGACGTGGCACCCGATCTGATTCTCGGTCAACCCGATGCCTCGTCGGTGTCGGAGAACCAGGGCGGTGAGTGCTCGGCGTCGAGCCTGTACTGGCCCTTCGGGATCGCGGTCGTCGGGTCGACGTTCTGGGTGGCCGACACCGGCAACCGGCGGGTCCTGGGGTGGCGCAACGGGATTCCCGAGCCGGGGCAGCCTGCCGACATCGTGCTCGGCCAGCCTGATGCCAGCGCCCGTGAGGAGAACCGCGGTGGCCCCGCGGGCCCGGCGAGTTTCCGCTGGCCGCACGACATCACCGGCCACGACGATCTGCTGCTGATCGCCGATGCCGGCGACCACCGTGTCCTGGGATGGTCCCCGCCGCCGCAGGCCGACCGTGACGCCGACATGGTGCTGGGGCAACCGGATTTCGCCGAGGCCGGCGAATGGCCGTACGGCCCGCACACCAATGACCGGTTCCGCTTTCCGTACGCGGCATGTCTTGACTCCGGCGGGCAGGAGCGAAGCGACTCGGGGATGGACTCAGCTGTGTTGGCGGTCGCCGATACCGCCAACAATCGAATCCTGTTGTGGGACGGTGTGCCCGTGGACGGTCGCGGCGCCGATCATGTGCTGGCGCAGCACGACTTCGGGTCCAACGGCGAGAACCGCTGGACCTCCGTGCAGCGGGACACGCTGTGCTGGCCCTACGGGCTGTCCCTGCGCGGTGACATGCTGGCGGTGGCGGACTCGGGAAACAACCGGGTGATGCTGTGGCGGCGGCCATGA
- a CDS encoding NifU family protein: MSTTTERAVTEPTFEELATRVDDAVAALAGLEPAARAVAEELKAAVEAIHRAGLVTMVRRLRADEAAREALFELVDDPTVHLLLSLHGIVRPDPVTHANQVLATVRPQLHSHGGDVNLVRVEDGTAFVRLEGACNGCSMSSVTLRNLVEEALVQGVPSISAVEVLPNEPTPTLIPIESLLIGRDPAAEGWVKVGAATELPVDDLTALTLTSASGAATPVIVVNAGQRLTAYRNECAHEALPLDNAVLDLSTNTLTCPWHGFCYDATSGECLSAPGAQLEQLPLRVDDGDVWVRVSG; encoded by the coding sequence ATGTCGACGACCACCGAGCGTGCCGTCACCGAGCCGACTTTCGAGGAGCTGGCCACCCGCGTCGATGATGCGGTGGCCGCACTGGCCGGCCTGGAGCCGGCGGCGCGCGCGGTGGCCGAGGAACTCAAGGCCGCGGTCGAAGCGATCCACCGCGCCGGGCTGGTGACGATGGTGCGCCGGCTGCGCGCCGACGAGGCCGCCCGCGAGGCGCTGTTCGAACTCGTCGACGACCCCACCGTGCACCTGCTGCTGTCGCTGCACGGGATCGTGCGGCCCGACCCGGTCACTCACGCCAACCAGGTACTGGCCACAGTGCGCCCACAGCTGCACAGCCACGGCGGCGACGTGAACCTGGTGCGGGTGGAGGACGGCACCGCGTTCGTGCGTCTGGAGGGGGCGTGCAACGGGTGCTCGATGTCCTCGGTGACGCTGCGCAACCTCGTGGAAGAGGCTCTGGTACAAGGTGTTCCGTCGATCAGCGCGGTCGAGGTGCTGCCGAACGAACCCACGCCGACGTTGATCCCGATCGAGTCGCTGCTGATCGGCCGGGACCCGGCCGCCGAGGGGTGGGTGAAGGTCGGCGCCGCCACCGAACTGCCCGTCGACGACCTGACGGCGCTGACACTGACCAGCGCGAGCGGTGCGGCCACGCCGGTGATCGTCGTCAACGCCGGACAACGGCTGACGGCCTACCGCAACGAATGCGCTCACGAGGCACTGCCGTTGGACAACGCGGTGCTCGACCTCAGCACCAACACGCTGACCTGCCCATGGCACGGCTTCTGCTACGACGCGACCTCGGGGGAGTGCCTCAGTGCCCCTGGCGCGCAACTCGAGCAGCTTCCGCTGCGGGTCGACGACGGTGACGTCTGGGTCCGCGTCAGCGGATGA
- a CDS encoding hydrogenase maturation protease produces MDIEPPGCAVLVVGCGNLLRGDDGVGPVLVRHLWERGVPADAKLVDGGTAGMDVAFQMRGAGRVVIIDASATGAAAGTIYRLPGEELDDLPPLQGLHTHSFRWDHAIPFARWALGDACPTDITVFLIEAANVALGADLSEPVQAAMEDVIALVERDFFAPLRPRAEAEPTVEFTEDGYLRVDAALAASRFPSDAVAAVLRDDDLWLIPLRGPRSGGLLLKQRTPAGDRAVLVREVLEDRIPAGVREAFWDDAHKALRIPLDRR; encoded by the coding sequence TTGGATATCGAGCCGCCTGGGTGTGCGGTACTCGTCGTCGGGTGCGGTAACCTGCTGCGCGGCGACGACGGTGTCGGTCCGGTTCTGGTCCGCCACCTCTGGGAGCGCGGCGTGCCGGCCGACGCCAAGCTGGTCGACGGCGGGACGGCCGGGATGGACGTCGCCTTCCAGATGCGCGGCGCGGGGCGGGTGGTGATCATCGACGCCTCTGCCACCGGGGCGGCTGCCGGGACCATCTACCGGCTGCCCGGCGAAGAACTCGACGACCTCCCGCCGCTGCAGGGCCTGCACACCCACTCGTTCCGGTGGGACCACGCCATCCCGTTCGCCCGTTGGGCGCTGGGCGATGCCTGCCCAACCGACATCACCGTGTTCCTCATCGAGGCGGCCAACGTCGCCCTGGGCGCCGACCTCTCCGAGCCGGTACAGGCCGCGATGGAAGACGTCATCGCGCTGGTGGAGCGTGACTTCTTCGCCCCGCTGCGGCCCCGCGCGGAGGCCGAGCCCACCGTGGAGTTCACCGAAGACGGATACCTGCGGGTCGATGCAGCGTTGGCGGCCAGCCGTTTTCCGTCCGACGCCGTGGCAGCGGTGCTGCGAGACGACGACCTGTGGCTGATCCCGCTGCGGGGGCCGCGCAGCGGCGGGCTGTTGCTCAAACAGCGCACTCCGGCCGGCGACCGGGCCGTGCTGGTGCGTGAGGTTCTCGAGGACCGTATCCCGGCGGGCGTTCGTGAGGCATTCTGGGACGATGCACACAAGGCGCTGCGGATTCCCCTGGATCGGCGCTGA
- a CDS encoding nickel-dependent hydrogenase large subunit gives MTALDLYVSPLGRVEGDLDVRVTIDDGVVTSAWTEAAMFRGFEIILRGKDPQAGLVVCPRICGICGGSHLYKSAYALDTAWRTHMPANATLVRNIAQACETLQSIPRYFYALFAIDLTNKNYAKSKLYDEAVRRFAPYVGTSYQKGVVLSNKPVEVYAIFGGQWPHSSFMVPGGVMCAPTLSDVTRSIAILEHWKDNWLEGAWLGCSVNRWLENKTWEDVLAWVDENESHYNSDCGFFIRYCLDIGLDKYGQGVGNYIATGTYFDPTLYENPTIDGRNAALIGRGGIYAQGQWHEFDQANVREDTSHSFYQGSKPLHPFEGETIPIDPEEGRKQGKYSWAKSPRYAVGDLGTIPLEAGPLARRMAAGGPNAAPHQDNDPLFVDILNKIGPSVLTRQLARMHEGPKYYKWVKGWLDQLDLKESFYTKPTEYAEGKGFGSTEAARGSLSDWIVIEDSKIKNYQVVTPTAWNIGPRDGNDVLGPIEKALVGSPIVDPEDPVELGHVARSFDSCLVCTVHAYDGKTGKELSKFVINGMV, from the coding sequence ATGACCGCACTTGACCTGTACGTCAGCCCGCTGGGACGGGTCGAGGGTGACCTCGACGTCCGCGTCACCATCGATGACGGGGTCGTCACGTCGGCTTGGACCGAGGCGGCGATGTTCCGCGGCTTCGAGATCATCCTCCGGGGCAAGGACCCGCAGGCCGGCCTCGTCGTCTGTCCGCGCATCTGCGGGATCTGCGGCGGCAGCCACCTGTACAAGTCCGCCTACGCCCTGGACACCGCGTGGCGCACCCACATGCCGGCCAACGCCACCCTGGTCCGCAACATCGCCCAGGCCTGCGAGACCCTGCAATCGATTCCGCGCTATTTCTACGCGCTGTTCGCCATCGACCTGACCAACAAGAACTACGCCAAATCCAAGCTGTACGACGAGGCCGTCCGCCGCTTCGCGCCCTACGTCGGCACCAGCTACCAGAAGGGAGTGGTGCTGTCGAACAAGCCGGTCGAGGTCTACGCCATCTTCGGCGGGCAGTGGCCGCACTCCAGCTTCATGGTGCCCGGCGGGGTGATGTGCGCGCCGACGCTGTCGGATGTCACGCGCTCGATCGCGATTCTCGAGCACTGGAAGGACAACTGGCTCGAGGGCGCATGGCTGGGCTGCAGCGTCAACCGCTGGCTGGAGAACAAGACCTGGGAAGACGTACTGGCCTGGGTCGACGAGAACGAGTCGCACTACAACAGCGACTGCGGCTTCTTCATCCGCTACTGCCTCGACATCGGCCTGGACAAGTACGGCCAGGGGGTGGGCAACTACATCGCCACCGGCACCTACTTCGACCCGACGCTGTATGAGAACCCCACCATCGACGGCCGCAACGCGGCGCTGATCGGCCGCGGCGGCATCTACGCCCAGGGCCAGTGGCACGAGTTCGATCAGGCCAACGTCCGCGAGGACACCAGCCACTCGTTCTATCAGGGCAGCAAGCCGTTGCACCCGTTCGAGGGCGAGACCATCCCGATCGACCCCGAAGAGGGCCGTAAGCAAGGCAAGTACAGCTGGGCGAAGTCGCCGCGCTACGCCGTCGGCGACCTGGGCACCATCCCGCTGGAAGCCGGCCCGCTGGCCCGCCGGATGGCCGCGGGCGGCCCCAATGCCGCACCGCACCAGGACAACGACCCGTTGTTCGTCGACATCCTGAACAAGATCGGGCCGAGCGTGCTGACCCGGCAGCTGGCCCGCATGCACGAGGGCCCGAAGTACTACAAGTGGGTCAAGGGCTGGCTGGACCAGCTCGACCTCAAGGAGAGCTTCTACACCAAGCCCACCGAATACGCCGAGGGCAAGGGCTTCGGCTCCACCGAGGCGGCCCGCGGGTCGCTGAGCGACTGGATTGTCATCGAGGACAGCAAGATCAAGAACTACCAGGTCGTCACGCCGACGGCGTGGAACATCGGACCCCGCGACGGCAATGACGTGCTGGGCCCGATCGAGAAGGCACTCGTCGGTTCGCCGATCGTCGATCCCGAGGACCCGGTCGAACTCGGTCACGTGGCCCGCAGCTTCGACTCCTGTCTGGTCTGCACCGTGCACGCCTACGACGGCAAGACCGGCAAGGAGCTCTCGAAGTTCGTCATCAACGGAATGGTGTGA
- a CDS encoding hydrogenase, with amino-acid sequence MASVLWFQGGACSGNTMSFLNAEEPNVVDLIVDFGLDLIWHPSLGLELGKNAQKVFWDCAKGDRPLDIFVFEGTVIEAPNGTGRMDMFADRPMKDWVTDLAGAAQIVVAIGDCACWGGIPAMEPNPSASTGLQFHKRDKGGFLGPDFRSKMGLPVINIPGCPAHPDWITQIIVALATGRAGDIALDELHRPETFFKTFTQTGCTRVQFFEYKQSTMSFGEGTRTGCLFYEFGCRGPMTHSPCNRILWNRQSSKTRAGMPCLGCTEPEFPHFDLAPGTLFKTQKVGGVIPKEVPEGSDHLTYMAHAAAARIAAPQWSKEDMFVV; translated from the coding sequence ATGGCTTCCGTTCTGTGGTTTCAGGGAGGGGCATGTAGTGGCAACACGATGTCGTTCCTCAACGCCGAGGAACCCAACGTCGTCGACCTCATCGTCGACTTCGGGCTGGACCTGATCTGGCATCCGTCGCTGGGACTCGAACTGGGCAAGAACGCCCAGAAGGTGTTCTGGGACTGCGCCAAAGGTGACCGCCCGCTGGACATCTTCGTCTTCGAGGGCACCGTCATCGAGGCGCCCAACGGCACCGGCCGGATGGACATGTTCGCCGACCGCCCGATGAAGGACTGGGTGACCGACCTGGCCGGCGCGGCCCAGATCGTGGTCGCCATCGGCGACTGCGCCTGCTGGGGCGGCATTCCCGCGATGGAGCCCAACCCGTCGGCCTCGACCGGTCTGCAGTTCCACAAGCGCGACAAGGGCGGATTCCTCGGGCCGGACTTCCGCTCCAAGATGGGCCTGCCCGTCATCAACATCCCCGGCTGCCCCGCCCACCCGGACTGGATCACCCAGATCATCGTGGCGCTGGCCACCGGGCGCGCCGGCGACATCGCCCTGGACGAACTGCACCGCCCCGAGACGTTCTTCAAGACGTTCACCCAAACCGGTTGCACCCGTGTGCAATTCTTCGAATACAAGCAGTCGACGATGTCGTTCGGCGAAGGCACCCGTACCGGCTGCCTGTTCTACGAGTTCGGCTGCCGCGGTCCGATGACGCATTCGCCGTGCAACCGCATCCTGTGGAACCGGCAGTCGTCGAAGACCCGTGCCGGCATGCCGTGCCTGGGGTGCACCGAGCCGGAGTTCCCGCACTTCGACTTGGCGCCGGGGACGCTGTTCAAGACGCAGAAGGTCGGCGGGGTGATCCCCAAGGAAGTTCCGGAGGGATCCGACCACCTCACCTACATGGCACACGCTGCCGCCGCTCGTATCGCGGCGCCACAGTGGTCCAAAGAGGACATGTTCGTCGTCTAG
- a CDS encoding DUF1641 domain-containing protein, with protein sequence MTSNGQAVAVTPADSVRDRLDDPKVAEALNTLLDHADVLAVLVSGLDGFVRRGDTITNSVSSAVSEFRGASVAAGIPGADAFKGVDLQSLAASLATLSGSLVGATPALSTLLNSSLTDPQTVQLLASVGDALVDGKAGAANPPKGLYGLYKATKDPDVARGLGFLLAVAKSFGRRVGR encoded by the coding sequence ATGACGTCTAACGGGCAGGCAGTTGCGGTCACCCCCGCGGATTCGGTGCGAGACCGGTTGGACGACCCCAAGGTCGCCGAAGCCCTCAACACCCTGCTCGATCACGCCGATGTGCTTGCTGTGCTGGTCAGTGGCTTGGACGGTTTCGTCCGGCGCGGCGACACGATCACCAACAGCGTCTCCTCTGCGGTCTCTGAGTTCCGCGGCGCCTCGGTGGCTGCCGGAATCCCCGGCGCGGACGCGTTCAAGGGTGTCGACCTGCAAAGCCTGGCCGCCAGCCTGGCGACCCTGTCCGGCTCGCTGGTCGGCGCGACGCCCGCGCTGAGCACCCTGCTGAACTCCAGCCTCACCGATCCGCAGACCGTGCAGCTGCTCGCCTCGGTCGGCGATGCGCTGGTCGACGGCAAGGCCGGCGCAGCCAACCCGCCGAAGGGCCTCTACGGCTTGTACAAGGCGACCAAGGATCCCGACGTCGCCCGCGGCCTGGGCTTCCTGCTCGCCGTCGCCAAGTCCTTCGGCCGCCGAGTGGGCCGGTAG
- a CDS encoding AraC family transcriptional regulator, which translates to MSRLTRLGYIDVRRTSNPVRRKVRSRGVPPALANNEIFYTEDVKSAARLIAKTLGPLNLTVGPDEVPGFAATMHGVRLRNVSLLYLDLHVAAAIDIPMLGPHYAVHMPMNGRALSEHRGRTFEANTICSVVSSPGASLRMVFDHDSPQLIIRIEERALAAHLTRLLGRGMDRPLIFEPEFDMASEAAMRWHAAVQLIHTEVFHEGSLIQRGQGIGAVEEFVISSLLHLQPSNYYAEFLAPAPPDQRRAVVQNAMNYIEDHLAERITMEAVAKAVHMSVRSIQQGFREELGMTPMTYVRERRLERVHEELTDAIPADGVTVTQVAERWGFNHLGSFAVEYRKRWGEAPSETLRR; encoded by the coding sequence ATGTCGCGGCTCACGAGATTGGGCTACATCGACGTCCGGCGCACCAGCAACCCGGTTCGCCGCAAGGTCCGCTCCCGGGGTGTGCCGCCGGCGCTAGCAAACAACGAAATCTTCTACACCGAGGACGTGAAGTCCGCGGCGCGGCTCATCGCCAAGACGCTGGGACCGCTGAATCTGACCGTGGGACCCGACGAAGTCCCCGGCTTCGCCGCCACCATGCACGGGGTGCGCCTGCGCAACGTCAGCCTGCTCTACCTCGACCTGCACGTCGCGGCCGCGATTGACATCCCCATGCTGGGACCGCATTACGCGGTGCACATGCCGATGAACGGGCGTGCGCTCAGCGAGCATCGCGGCCGAACCTTCGAGGCCAACACCATCTGCTCGGTGGTCAGCAGCCCCGGCGCTTCTCTGCGAATGGTGTTCGACCACGACTCGCCGCAGCTGATCATCCGCATCGAGGAGCGCGCGCTGGCGGCACACCTGACCCGGCTGCTCGGCCGCGGCATGGACCGACCGCTGATCTTCGAACCCGAATTCGACATGGCCAGCGAAGCCGCCATGCGCTGGCACGCCGCCGTGCAGCTGATCCACACCGAGGTCTTCCATGAGGGCTCACTGATCCAGCGCGGGCAGGGGATCGGCGCCGTCGAGGAGTTCGTCATCAGCAGCCTGCTGCACCTGCAGCCCTCGAACTATTACGCCGAATTCCTCGCACCGGCCCCGCCCGATCAGCGCCGCGCCGTGGTGCAGAACGCCATGAACTACATCGAGGACCATCTCGCCGAACGCATCACGATGGAAGCCGTGGCCAAGGCAGTGCACATGAGCGTGCGGTCGATCCAGCAGGGCTTCCGCGAGGAGCTGGGCATGACGCCGATGACCTATGTGCGGGAGCGCCGGCTCGAGCGGGTGCACGAGGAACTCACCGACGCCATCCCCGCCGACGGGGTGACGGTGACCCAGGTCGCCGAGCGGTGGGGCTTCAACCACCTCGGCAGCTTCGCCGTCGAGTACCGAAAGCGTTGGGGCGAAGCACCTTCGGAGACCCTGCGCCGCTGA
- a CDS encoding GAF domain-containing sensor histidine kinase: protein MSASRGVSPHAMHSLVDADREVALLLDIIAATSSGPGVEPMAAAVAQMITAATASDVCFVHVLDDTDRSLTLAGATPPFDEQVGLVRLPLGSGVSGWVASHREPVVIVSDKEADPRYVPIAALRGKDFTSMASVPMETEPGGLVGVLNVHNIERRDFTPRDIELLLIIGRLIAGALHQARLHRQLSARERAHENFAEQVIAAQESERRRLAGDIHDGISQRLVGLTYRLDAAARAVDDGDQPSAAEQLEKARDLVDLTLAEARSAISGLRPPVLDDLGLVGGLASLATSIPEVDLELHLADERLPEHIEVALYRIAQECFQNVVKHSRALVATVTFTVADGMARLEVVDNGVGFETGPVSSSSGYGMLSMAERAELVGGSVKVRSRPGAGTTVTVSIPVDG, encoded by the coding sequence ATGAGCGCCTCCCGCGGTGTGAGTCCGCATGCGATGCACAGTCTGGTCGATGCCGACCGGGAAGTGGCACTGCTGCTCGACATCATCGCCGCAACGTCCTCGGGTCCCGGGGTGGAACCCATGGCCGCTGCGGTGGCCCAGATGATCACCGCGGCAACGGCTTCCGACGTGTGCTTTGTGCATGTGCTCGACGACACCGACCGCTCGCTGACGCTGGCCGGGGCCACCCCGCCGTTCGACGAACAGGTGGGGTTGGTTCGGCTGCCCCTGGGTTCGGGGGTGTCGGGTTGGGTGGCCAGTCATCGTGAGCCGGTGGTGATCGTCAGCGACAAGGAGGCCGATCCGCGCTATGTGCCGATCGCGGCCTTGCGTGGCAAGGATTTCACCTCGATGGCGTCGGTACCCATGGAAACCGAGCCGGGCGGTCTGGTCGGGGTGCTCAACGTGCACAACATCGAGCGCCGCGACTTCACCCCGCGCGATATCGAGCTGCTGCTGATCATCGGCAGGCTCATCGCCGGTGCCCTGCACCAGGCCCGGCTGCACCGTCAGCTGTCGGCTCGCGAACGCGCACATGAGAACTTCGCCGAGCAGGTGATCGCGGCGCAGGAAAGCGAGCGACGCCGGCTGGCCGGTGATATCCACGACGGCATCTCTCAGCGCCTCGTTGGCCTGACCTACCGGCTCGATGCCGCCGCCCGCGCCGTCGACGACGGTGACCAGCCGTCCGCCGCCGAGCAACTGGAGAAGGCGCGGGATCTGGTCGATCTCACCCTGGCCGAGGCGCGCTCGGCGATCAGCGGGCTGCGCCCGCCGGTGCTCGATGATCTCGGCCTGGTCGGCGGACTGGCCAGCCTGGCCACCTCCATCCCGGAGGTGGACCTGGAGTTGCATCTGGCCGACGAGCGGCTGCCAGAGCACATCGAGGTGGCGCTGTATCGCATTGCGCAGGAATGCTTTCAGAATGTCGTCAAGCATTCCCGGGCGCTGGTCGCCACCGTCACGTTCACCGTCGCCGACGGGATGGCCCGGCTCGAGGTCGTCGACAACGGAGTGGGCTTCGAGACCGGACCGGTGTCGTCCTCGAGCGGTTACGGCATGTTGTCGATGGCCGAGCGGGCGGAGTTGGTCGGCGGCTCGGTGAAGGTCCGCTCGCGCCCCGGTGCAGGCACCACCGTGACGGTGAGCATTCCCGTCGACGGCTAG
- a CDS encoding response regulator transcription factor — MTVRVVLVDDHEMVIEGLKAMLTPFADRVAVVGEAVGAEKAMAVIAELRPDIVLCDVRMQGASGLDLCREIRERDPGQKVILLSVYDDEQYLFQALRVGASGYLLKGISSDELVRQLEGVHAGSTAIDAGLAARAAETAARLQSDQFWPGARHGLTQRESEILSLVVTGLSNRGIASKLVIGEETVKTHLSSIYRKLGVSDRTSAAATALREGIFQ; from the coding sequence ATGACGGTGCGGGTGGTGCTCGTCGACGACCACGAAATGGTCATCGAGGGTCTCAAGGCGATGCTCACGCCGTTCGCCGACCGGGTCGCGGTGGTGGGTGAGGCGGTCGGTGCGGAGAAGGCGATGGCGGTGATCGCCGAGCTGCGTCCCGACATCGTGCTCTGCGATGTCCGCATGCAGGGCGCCAGCGGCCTGGACCTGTGCCGGGAGATCCGCGAACGCGACCCCGGGCAGAAGGTGATCCTGCTGTCGGTCTACGACGACGAGCAGTATCTGTTCCAGGCCCTGCGGGTGGGCGCCTCCGGCTATTTGCTCAAAGGCATCAGCAGTGACGAGCTGGTGCGCCAGCTCGAGGGTGTGCACGCCGGGTCGACCGCGATCGACGCCGGGCTGGCCGCCCGCGCGGCTGAGACGGCGGCCCGGCTGCAGAGCGACCAGTTCTGGCCCGGCGCACGGCACGGCCTGACTCAGCGCGAGAGTGAGATCCTGTCGCTGGTGGTGACGGGCCTGTCCAATCGCGGTATCGCCTCGAAGCTGGTGATCGGCGAGGAGACCGTCAAGACTCACCTCAGCTCCATCTACCGCAAGCTCGGTGTCAGCGATCGGACCAGTGCCGCGGCAACAGCGTTGCGCGAGGGCATCTTTCAATGA
- a CDS encoding HAD family phosphatase, translating into MVATLDTLPRSRSFWWDRARCAHADVPVLEAVVFDFDAPVGASERDAHMFRDLIWSLHCADIRIAVTAAGRRDRIEPLVRELIGDGVVEVLIAGDDVLRPKPDPEAYHRVLSELGLAAAHVLAFEHSTTGFHTARAAGLATVVVLTEQLRDHDFIGAAEVLDRHTWPDPLSADRCRRLHERWWIDRGRRSA; encoded by the coding sequence GTGGTCGCAACTCTGGACACTCTCCCCCGGAGTCGCTCATTCTGGTGGGATCGGGCGCGCTGCGCGCACGCCGATGTGCCCGTGCTCGAGGCTGTCGTCTTCGACTTCGACGCCCCCGTCGGCGCCAGCGAGCGCGACGCCCACATGTTCCGTGATCTGATCTGGAGCCTGCACTGCGCCGACATCCGGATCGCGGTCACCGCAGCAGGCCGGCGGGACCGGATCGAGCCGCTGGTGCGCGAGCTGATCGGCGACGGCGTGGTCGAGGTGCTGATCGCCGGCGATGACGTGCTGCGTCCCAAACCCGACCCGGAGGCCTACCACCGGGTGCTGTCCGAACTCGGCCTCGCCGCGGCCCACGTGCTCGCGTTCGAGCATTCGACGACGGGGTTTCACACCGCGCGGGCGGCCGGGCTGGCCACCGTCGTGGTCTTGACGGAGCAGCTCCGCGACCACGACTTCATCGGTGCGGCCGAGGTGCTCGACCGGCACACCTGGCCCGATCCGCTGTCGGCGGACCGCTGCCGGCGCCTACATGAGCGCTGGTGGATCGACCGGGGTAGGCGCAGCGCCTAG